The following are encoded together in the Gordonia insulae genome:
- a CDS encoding L,D-transpeptidase, which yields MVGLAVTALAGCSTSPSYPDSVTEAQSLDSMAQPTISVTGWRDQPMNDKAVGVMPGAPIVVTAHDGSLSSVEVSGPDGTVSGKTSPDGATWQSTGPLDFGADYTLTAAARGIDGAGARKIGFTTASADSLADASTVTSDGETVGVGQPVAINFDTPVADKRNAQNAIKVTTDPPVEGAFYWLNDSMVRWRPQHFWKPGTKVHVAVKTKGIDLGDGVFGDNNLDSDFTVGRSFVAVADDKTKQITISVNGKVVKTMPTSMGKDSTPTNNGTYIVAEREPSVIMDSSTYGVPVNSSEGYRETVYDATRISFSGIYVHSAPWSLGDQGVDDVSNGCLNVSPENAQWFLDHALRGDIVIAKNTVGPPLPGDDGLGDWNVPWAVWKKGNS from the coding sequence ATGGTCGGTCTCGCGGTCACGGCGCTCGCCGGCTGCTCCACGTCGCCGAGCTACCCGGACTCCGTCACCGAGGCCCAGAGCCTGGATTCGATGGCGCAGCCGACCATCTCGGTGACCGGCTGGCGCGACCAGCCGATGAACGACAAGGCCGTCGGTGTCATGCCGGGCGCGCCGATCGTCGTGACCGCGCACGACGGCAGTCTCTCGTCGGTCGAGGTCTCCGGACCCGACGGCACCGTGTCCGGCAAGACGTCGCCGGATGGTGCCACGTGGCAGTCGACCGGGCCGCTCGACTTCGGAGCCGACTACACCTTGACCGCTGCGGCGCGCGGAATCGACGGCGCCGGCGCACGCAAGATCGGCTTCACCACCGCGTCGGCCGACTCGCTCGCCGATGCGTCCACGGTGACCTCCGACGGCGAGACCGTCGGCGTCGGCCAGCCGGTCGCGATCAACTTCGACACGCCGGTCGCGGACAAACGCAACGCGCAGAACGCGATCAAGGTCACCACCGACCCGCCCGTCGAGGGCGCCTTCTACTGGCTCAACGACAGCATGGTGCGGTGGCGGCCCCAACATTTCTGGAAACCCGGCACCAAGGTGCATGTGGCGGTGAAGACCAAGGGCATCGACCTCGGTGACGGTGTGTTCGGCGACAACAACCTGGACTCCGACTTCACGGTCGGTCGCAGCTTCGTCGCGGTCGCCGACGACAAGACCAAGCAGATCACCATCTCCGTCAACGGCAAGGTCGTGAAGACGATGCCCACGTCGATGGGCAAGGACTCCACGCCCACGAACAACGGGACCTACATCGTGGCCGAACGCGAGCCCAGCGTGATCATGGACTCGTCGACCTACGGCGTGCCGGTGAATTCGTCGGAGGGTTACCGGGAGACGGTCTATGACGCGACCCGAATCTCGTTCAGCGGCATCTATGTCCACTCCGCCCCGTGGTCGCTCGGGGATCAGGGGGTCGACGACGTGAGCAACGGCTGTCTGAACGTGAGCCCGGAGAACGCGCAGTGGTTCCTCGACCATGCGTTGCGCGGCGACATCGTGATCGCGAAAAACACTGTCGGTCCGCCGCTTCCGGGTGACGACGGTCTCGGCGACTGGAACGTCCCGTGGGCGGTCTGGAAGAAGGGAAACTCCTGA
- a CDS encoding L,D-transpeptidase: protein MGISRTRTGRRSPLALIGMAVALVAVVSSCSQEPTYSSDVGSSNLIDDMLKPGVEVSEWGDRPLADQAVGIQPGAPIRVAAREGSITDVRIAKADGSPVKGELSEDGTTWISAEPLGYNRTYTLQADAVGIGGKSTKRVSFTTRAPNNLTQAYLTPSPNETVGVGQPVAVKFDEPITDKKAAQQAIKITTDPPTAGAFYWISESEVRWRPQHWWKPGTKVNVAVNTYGIDLGDGTFGQENVRTNFRVGRSMIITADDNTKQVTFSRDGKVIRTMPTSMGKPGDETDNGIYLVSDKHDHIIMDSSTYGVPSNSANGYRTPVDYATRMSYSGIFFHSAPWSVWAQGNTNTSHGCLNLSPDNALWVMQNTLRGDPVVVKNTTGGTLSGTDGLGDWNVPWAEWSKGNA from the coding sequence ATGGGGATCAGTCGTACCCGCACGGGTCGTCGTTCGCCGCTCGCACTCATCGGTATGGCCGTCGCGCTCGTCGCGGTGGTCTCGTCCTGCTCGCAGGAGCCGACCTACTCGTCCGATGTGGGCAGCTCGAACCTCATCGACGACATGCTGAAGCCGGGCGTCGAGGTCTCCGAGTGGGGGGATCGTCCGCTGGCCGATCAGGCCGTCGGAATCCAGCCGGGAGCGCCCATCCGCGTCGCGGCCCGGGAAGGGTCCATCACCGACGTCCGGATCGCCAAGGCCGACGGCTCGCCGGTCAAGGGTGAGCTGTCCGAGGACGGCACCACCTGGATCAGCGCGGAGCCGCTGGGCTACAACCGCACGTACACCCTGCAGGCCGATGCGGTGGGCATCGGTGGCAAGAGCACCAAACGTGTCTCGTTCACCACGCGCGCACCGAACAACCTGACGCAGGCCTACCTCACGCCGTCGCCGAACGAGACCGTCGGTGTCGGTCAGCCGGTGGCGGTGAAGTTCGACGAGCCGATCACGGACAAGAAGGCCGCCCAGCAGGCCATCAAGATCACCACCGATCCGCCGACCGCCGGCGCCTTCTACTGGATCAGCGAGTCCGAGGTGCGCTGGCGCCCGCAGCACTGGTGGAAGCCGGGGACCAAGGTCAATGTCGCGGTCAACACCTACGGCATCGACCTGGGCGACGGCACCTTCGGTCAGGAGAACGTGCGGACCAACTTCCGGGTCGGTCGTTCGATGATCATCACCGCGGACGACAACACCAAGCAGGTGACGTTCAGTCGCGACGGCAAGGTCATCCGCACCATGCCGACGTCGATGGGCAAGCCCGGGGACGAGACCGACAACGGCATCTACCTCGTCTCCGACAAGCACGACCACATCATCATGGACTCGTCGACCTATGGCGTGCCGAGCAATTCGGCCAACGGGTATCGCACCCCGGTCGACTACGCGACCCGGATGTCCTACAGCGGGATCTTCTTCCATTCCGCGCCGTGGTCGGTCTGGGCCCAGGGCAACACCAACACCAGTCACGGCTGCCTGAACCTCAGCCCTGACAACGCCCTCTGGGTCATGCAGAACACCCTGCGCGGCGATCCGGTGGTCGTGAAGAACACCACCGGCGGCACCCTGTCCGGTACCGACGGACTCGGTGACTGGAACGTGCCGTGGGCCGAGTGGTCCAAGGGCAACGCCTGA
- a CDS encoding acyl-CoA dehydrogenase family protein codes for MAERSSWENDDLTALRDLARSFCEKEIKPNIEKFIDQHHVDRDLWNKAGDLGLLCMSIPEEYGGGGGSFAHEAVLIEEQARIADSSWGASLHNGIVAHYLLAYGSEEQKKSWLPKMASGEAVGAIAMTEPGTGSDLQNVKTKAIQQGDEYVIDGSKTFITNGSQADLIIVVAKTDVSEGAKGISLILVEADREGFRRGRVLDKVGQRGQDTSELFFDGVRVPTSNLLGAQEGQGFVQLMQQLPQERLIIAVASVAGMESAVAQTIEYTKDRTAFGRPIFGFQNTKFKLAEAATETRIARVFVDDCITKHLDGKLDIPTVAMAKWWTSDRAMVVADECLQLFGGYGYMNEYPIARMWADNRVQKIYAGTNEIMKEIIARSL; via the coding sequence ATGGCCGAACGTTCCTCCTGGGAAAACGATGATCTGACTGCTCTGCGCGATCTCGCCCGCAGCTTCTGCGAGAAGGAGATCAAGCCGAACATCGAGAAGTTCATCGACCAGCATCACGTGGACCGCGACCTGTGGAACAAGGCGGGCGACCTGGGGCTGCTCTGCATGTCGATCCCGGAGGAGTACGGCGGCGGCGGTGGGAGTTTTGCCCACGAGGCCGTGCTGATCGAGGAACAGGCGCGCATCGCCGACTCGTCCTGGGGTGCCAGCCTGCACAACGGGATCGTCGCGCACTACCTCCTCGCGTACGGCTCGGAGGAACAGAAGAAGAGCTGGCTGCCGAAGATGGCCAGCGGAGAAGCGGTGGGCGCCATCGCGATGACCGAACCCGGGACGGGCTCGGACCTGCAGAACGTCAAGACCAAGGCCATCCAGCAGGGCGACGAGTACGTGATCGACGGGTCGAAGACCTTCATCACCAACGGCAGCCAGGCCGACCTGATCATCGTGGTCGCCAAGACCGACGTGAGTGAGGGTGCCAAGGGGATCTCCCTGATCCTGGTCGAGGCCGATCGGGAGGGCTTCCGCCGCGGACGCGTGCTCGACAAGGTCGGCCAGCGCGGCCAGGACACCTCCGAGCTCTTCTTCGACGGCGTGCGGGTGCCGACCTCGAATCTGCTGGGGGCGCAGGAGGGGCAGGGATTCGTCCAGTTGATGCAGCAACTCCCGCAGGAGCGGCTCATCATCGCCGTGGCGTCGGTCGCGGGCATGGAGTCCGCGGTCGCGCAGACCATCGAATACACCAAGGACCGCACCGCATTCGGCCGACCTATCTTCGGATTCCAGAACACCAAGTTCAAACTCGCCGAGGCGGCCACCGAGACCCGGATCGCACGAGTCTTCGTGGACGACTGCATCACCAAGCACCTCGACGGCAAGCTCGACATCCCGACCGTGGCGATGGCCAAGTGGTGGACCAGTGATCGGGCGATGGTGGTGGCCGACGAATGCCTGCAGCTGTTCGGCGGCTACGGATACATGAACGAGTACCCGATCGCGCGCATGTGGGCGGACAACCGGGTGCAGAAGATCTACGCCGGCACCAACGAGATCATGAAGGAGATCATCGCGCGCTCGCTCTGA
- a CDS encoding DUF4185 domain-containing protein — MTARSAGLLAVCAALVAGLLSVAGPADAAPSWLPSSGCEADLPPKPRPKPFDPRDLIPKVPDRIGIPLPYPRIRPVPEPESAEKPPVRIPSQQPPKNPCTDPCPDITDPPKPKRSTGPALSIEFPKITLDPAPKDIPVPVPNPNPAPRPPRPPVIHPGFASAPVTMKPAPPRIRGVDLVSTLTGKGSTSRTDKRWQIHGTDLGIMWEAAPGKIAVAFGDTFGKGFKPPGANGRDWRSNVLGFSSDRKLSDGMSIDTMVQDSRCHAAQILSARHIDRYEMTTIPTSGFAIGDRQFMSYMSVRTWGPIPGVWLTNYGGLAYSDDGGSTWTKDPYARWDNIFGTSQFQVSSMVPEGDHVYMFGTPNSRIGSVGVARVRTEDVLNKTAYQYWRDGRWVPARDGNVASPIFFGPAGELSARYDDASQRWQLSYLDAVRGSIVLRTARSPQGVWSEPSELVHSNRYAQLYGGFLHPWSSGRDLYFTMSTWTQYNVSLMRADIG, encoded by the coding sequence ATGACCGCACGCTCCGCGGGCCTGCTGGCGGTGTGCGCCGCGCTCGTCGCCGGTCTTCTCTCCGTCGCGGGTCCTGCGGACGCCGCGCCGTCCTGGCTACCGAGTTCCGGGTGCGAGGCAGACCTGCCGCCCAAGCCCCGCCCGAAACCGTTCGACCCGCGTGACCTGATCCCGAAGGTGCCCGACCGGATCGGTATCCCGCTGCCGTACCCGCGGATTCGCCCAGTCCCCGAACCGGAGTCGGCCGAGAAGCCGCCGGTGCGGATCCCGTCACAACAACCGCCGAAGAATCCGTGCACGGACCCGTGCCCCGACATCACCGACCCACCGAAGCCGAAGCGTTCCACCGGACCCGCACTGAGCATCGAGTTCCCGAAGATCACCCTGGATCCGGCGCCCAAGGACATCCCGGTACCGGTGCCCAACCCGAACCCGGCGCCGCGCCCGCCGCGTCCGCCGGTGATCCATCCCGGCTTCGCGTCGGCGCCGGTGACCATGAAACCGGCGCCGCCGCGCATCCGCGGGGTCGACCTCGTCTCGACCCTGACGGGGAAGGGGTCGACGAGTCGTACCGACAAGAGGTGGCAGATCCACGGCACCGACCTGGGCATCATGTGGGAAGCGGCGCCGGGCAAGATCGCCGTCGCCTTCGGCGACACCTTCGGCAAGGGATTCAAGCCCCCGGGCGCCAACGGACGGGACTGGCGCAGCAACGTGCTCGGCTTCAGCTCGGATCGGAAACTGTCCGACGGCATGTCGATCGACACCATGGTGCAGGACAGCCGGTGTCACGCCGCTCAGATACTCAGTGCGCGTCACATCGACCGCTACGAGATGACCACCATCCCGACGTCGGGTTTCGCGATCGGTGACCGGCAGTTCATGAGCTATATGTCGGTGCGGACCTGGGGTCCGATCCCGGGCGTCTGGCTGACCAACTACGGCGGGTTGGCCTACTCCGACGACGGCGGTTCGACCTGGACCAAGGACCCGTATGCCCGCTGGGACAACATCTTCGGGACGAGCCAGTTCCAGGTCTCGTCGATGGTGCCCGAGGGCGACCACGTCTACATGTTCGGTACGCCCAACTCGCGCATCGGATCCGTGGGTGTGGCGCGGGTGCGTACCGAGGATGTGTTGAACAAGACCGCATACCAGTACTGGCGGGACGGGCGTTGGGTCCCGGCTCGGGACGGCAACGTCGCCTCCCCGATCTTCTTCGGCCCGGCGGGAGAGTTGTCCGCACGATACGACGACGCGTCTCAGCGGTGGCAACTGAGTTACCTCGACGCGGTGCGGGGTTCGATCGTGCTGCGGACCGCGCGCTCACCGCAGGGCGTGTGGTCGGAGCCGTCGGAGCTGGTGCACTCCAACCGATATGCCCAGTTGTACGGCGGATTCCTGCATCCGTGGTCCAGCGGTCGCGACCTGTACTTCACCATGTCGACCTGGACCCAGTACAACGTGTCGCTGATGCGCGCGGATATCGGCTGA
- a CDS encoding neutral/alkaline ceramidase gives MDVTRRQLLAGAAATAVGGGVALVAGQPAASATPNGAGAAPAGSADYLVGCGIADMTGAIAGQGMMGYSDADQVAAGLLQRCWARAYIVVDKTTGERVVFVTSDIACLFQSHHMGLMPRLRKRFGSLYTERNVNLNATHTHASCGGTAWDFAYSLAAYGFKKNSYDAELEGIYTAIVRAHASLAPGTIAVGRGELHDASRNRSKVAFDRNPASDRRHFPGAIDPEVTVLRFRQGDKDIGAITWFPTHGTSLTDRNRLIAGDNKGYASYRWESTQPGFVAAFPQTNSGDMTPNLDLVKMHPGGPTRDNKRNCELVGERQYLAGRSAFDNARPMTRGGVDSIVHYVDMSSVRIDGTYTPEGRPASTTPAMMGAAAAATSTEDNWKSQLPFLKEGMTNPVVTAFGGDKRPPVSPWIRDMQAPKLIVFPLGLLPPAPWIPHVVPLQILRIGDLVLVAVPAEATIVAGLRLRQVVADGLKVSMDNVLVQGYSNAYTQYVTTPEEYDTQQYEGGETQYGRWTLSAYMQEFHALAAAMASGTDPGRGPAPLDKSGFQPDLLPTPPPDRPVPGRSYGDVLMAPAAGYRPGQVAVAEFVGAHPNNDFRTGGTYLEVQRRVGIGWTTVATDNDWETTLRWRRPAGDTAASVIRIEWSIPDGTSGRFRIRYHGDHRDGAGTVRSFTGTSNTFGVD, from the coding sequence GTGGACGTGACACGCAGACAGCTTCTCGCCGGAGCCGCCGCAACCGCCGTCGGGGGCGGCGTCGCACTCGTCGCCGGGCAACCGGCCGCGAGTGCGACGCCGAACGGGGCGGGCGCGGCTCCGGCGGGGAGCGCCGACTACCTCGTCGGGTGCGGCATCGCCGACATGACCGGCGCGATCGCCGGCCAGGGCATGATGGGGTACTCCGACGCCGACCAAGTCGCCGCAGGCCTGCTCCAACGATGTTGGGCCCGCGCCTACATCGTGGTCGACAAGACGACGGGCGAACGCGTCGTCTTCGTGACCAGCGACATCGCGTGTCTGTTCCAATCCCACCACATGGGCCTGATGCCGCGGCTGCGCAAGAGGTTCGGCTCGCTCTACACCGAGCGCAATGTCAATCTCAACGCCACGCACACGCACGCATCGTGCGGCGGCACCGCCTGGGATTTCGCCTACTCGCTCGCCGCCTACGGCTTCAAGAAGAACTCCTACGACGCCGAACTGGAAGGCATCTACACCGCGATCGTGCGCGCCCACGCGAGCCTCGCGCCCGGGACCATAGCCGTCGGTCGCGGGGAGCTCCACGACGCGAGCCGCAACCGCTCGAAGGTGGCCTTCGACCGCAACCCGGCCTCGGACCGCAGACACTTCCCCGGGGCGATCGACCCGGAGGTTACCGTGCTGCGGTTCCGACAGGGAGACAAGGACATCGGTGCCATCACGTGGTTTCCCACGCACGGCACCTCGCTGACCGATCGCAACCGGCTGATCGCCGGCGACAACAAGGGCTACGCGAGTTACCGCTGGGAAAGCACTCAACCCGGCTTCGTCGCGGCGTTCCCACAGACCAACTCCGGCGACATGACCCCCAACCTCGACCTGGTGAAGATGCATCCGGGCGGCCCGACCCGGGACAACAAACGAAACTGTGAACTCGTCGGTGAGCGCCAGTATCTGGCCGGTCGTTCCGCCTTCGACAACGCGCGCCCGATGACTCGCGGCGGGGTGGATTCCATCGTCCACTACGTCGACATGTCGTCGGTGCGGATCGACGGCACCTACACGCCCGAGGGCAGGCCGGCCTCGACGACGCCGGCGATGATGGGTGCGGCCGCCGCCGCGACCAGCACCGAGGACAACTGGAAGTCGCAACTCCCGTTCTTGAAGGAGGGCATGACCAACCCGGTGGTCACCGCATTCGGCGGGGACAAGCGTCCGCCGGTGTCGCCCTGGATCCGGGATATGCAGGCACCGAAACTCATCGTCTTCCCGCTGGGCCTGCTCCCGCCGGCACCGTGGATACCGCATGTGGTCCCGCTGCAGATCCTGCGTATCGGCGACCTCGTCCTCGTCGCGGTCCCCGCGGAGGCCACGATCGTCGCCGGTCTCAGGCTGCGTCAGGTGGTCGCCGACGGACTGAAGGTGAGCATGGACAACGTTCTGGTGCAGGGGTATTCGAATGCCTACACGCAGTACGTGACGACCCCTGAGGAATACGACACCCAGCAGTACGAGGGTGGGGAGACGCAGTACGGCCGCTGGACGCTGTCCGCCTACATGCAGGAGTTCCATGCGCTCGCCGCCGCGATGGCGTCGGGCACCGACCCCGGCCGCGGGCCCGCCCCGCTCGACAAGTCGGGTTTCCAGCCGGACCTGCTCCCGACGCCCCCGCCGGACCGCCCCGTGCCGGGACGGTCCTATGGTGACGTCCTGATGGCACCGGCGGCCGGGTACCGTCCCGGGCAGGTCGCCGTCGCCGAGTTCGTCGGCGCGCACCCGAACAACGACTTCCGCACCGGTGGGACCTATCTCGAGGTCCAACGCCGGGTCGGGATCGGCTGGACGACCGTGGCGACCGACAATGACTGGGAGACCACGCTGCGCTGGCGGCGGCCCGCGGGCGACACCGCGGCGTCGGTCATCCGGATCGAGTGGTCCATCCCCGACGGCACGTCCGGCCGATTCCGGATCCGGTATCACGGTGACCACCGCGACGGCGCCGGGACCGTGCGGTCGTTCACCGGGACGTCGAACACCTTCGGCGTCGACTGA
- a CDS encoding TetR/AcrR family transcriptional regulator produces the protein MPVEKRRELLLDAAFRVIARNGVDGATTRAISAEAGVTLSTFHYVFASRDDLLAALVQRGTDTELSVIAEALTITASGTTTGIDGIRIMLRESLSGYIDGVVADPDREQAMISLNQYARQTRGLATLGADMYRRYYEAIADGLALAARQADVDWDRPTHELAPLVVAATDGITLAYLNTRDRGVCIRIAEATVTLMLTHVTRTH, from the coding sequence ATGCCCGTCGAGAAGCGACGAGAGTTGTTGCTCGACGCCGCTTTCCGTGTGATCGCCCGCAACGGGGTGGACGGCGCCACCACCCGGGCGATCAGTGCCGAGGCCGGTGTCACCCTGTCGACGTTCCACTACGTCTTCGCGTCCCGCGACGACCTGCTCGCAGCCTTGGTCCAACGCGGGACCGACACGGAACTCTCGGTGATCGCCGAGGCCCTCACGATCACGGCATCGGGCACCACCACCGGCATCGACGGCATCCGCATCATGCTGCGCGAGAGTCTGTCCGGCTACATCGACGGGGTGGTGGCGGACCCGGATCGCGAGCAGGCGATGATCTCGTTGAACCAGTACGCGCGGCAGACTCGGGGCCTCGCGACGCTCGGCGCGGACATGTACCGCCGCTACTACGAGGCGATCGCCGACGGTCTCGCCCTGGCCGCACGTCAGGCGGATGTCGACTGGGACCGACCGACCCACGAGTTGGCGCCACTCGTGGTCGCCGCGACCGACGGCATCACGCTGGCTTATCTGAACACCCGCGACCGCGGCGTCTGCATCCGGATCGCCGAGGCCACGGTCACCTTGATGCTCACACACGTGACGCGAACACACTGA
- a CDS encoding flavin monoamine oxidase family protein, with amino-acid sequence MGQGVSRRSFLGGSLGVAGLAVGAAALGGPGRAGAAPSEIVDAVVVGGGLSGLAAAKQLAAAGASVVVLEARHRAGGRVHNITSPRVGATLDAGAEFIGPTQNHIAALAREYDVRTIRTYNQGDSVFWNTDRATRMPAALPLPAELSTLQALPALARAQAEALLPFPVGEAWKHPNARYLDSVTWKQYTDAVTSDPTARMLTSIAMSAPLSVRPDEVSALYFINYIAASGDESNPGTLIRLLSTDGGAQESLFEGGAALIPLRMAAALGPRVVYGAPVRAIDHTGGTAAVTSDAGTFRARKVIVAMSPAIAGQISYRPGLPAARVALTRGYHMGAVSKFAAIYRRPFWRDKGFSGQVIGNGRPIDVTFESYAEDRHILMGFISADAMRRLDRAPESQIVRECIANFVDYFGPEARDFVDHGIFKWDLEEWSRGGPVAVSRPGTLTRYGPALRDPVGPIHWAGTETADYWTGYMDGAVRSGQRAAREVLATLR; translated from the coding sequence ATGGGTCAAGGGGTTTCACGCCGTAGCTTCCTCGGCGGGTCGCTGGGGGTCGCGGGCCTGGCGGTCGGCGCCGCCGCACTCGGCGGCCCCGGCCGCGCGGGCGCTGCACCGTCGGAGATCGTCGACGCCGTGGTGGTCGGAGGCGGACTGTCCGGTCTCGCCGCGGCCAAACAGTTGGCTGCGGCCGGCGCCTCCGTCGTGGTCCTCGAAGCACGTCACCGCGCCGGGGGGCGCGTGCACAACATCACCTCACCGAGAGTCGGCGCCACACTCGACGCGGGCGCCGAGTTCATCGGACCGACACAGAACCACATCGCGGCACTCGCGCGTGAGTACGACGTGCGCACGATCCGGACCTACAACCAGGGCGACAGTGTCTTCTGGAACACCGACCGGGCGACCCGGATGCCGGCCGCGCTGCCACTGCCCGCGGAGCTCTCGACGTTGCAGGCCCTCCCCGCGCTCGCTCGCGCTCAGGCCGAGGCGCTGCTCCCCTTCCCGGTCGGCGAGGCGTGGAAGCATCCGAACGCTCGGTATCTCGACTCCGTCACCTGGAAGCAGTACACCGACGCGGTGACCTCGGACCCGACCGCACGGATGTTGACGAGTATCGCGATGTCGGCGCCGCTGTCGGTGCGCCCGGACGAGGTGTCCGCGCTCTACTTCATCAACTACATCGCCGCATCGGGTGACGAGAGCAACCCCGGCACCCTCATCAGGCTCCTCAGCACCGACGGCGGAGCGCAGGAGAGCTTGTTCGAGGGCGGTGCCGCGCTCATCCCCCTGCGCATGGCGGCGGCGCTCGGGCCGCGGGTGGTGTACGGCGCGCCGGTCCGGGCCATCGACCACACGGGCGGGACCGCCGCGGTCACCAGCGACGCCGGGACTTTTCGCGCCCGCAAGGTCATCGTCGCGATGTCGCCCGCGATCGCCGGCCAGATCAGCTACCGGCCGGGGCTGCCTGCGGCGCGCGTCGCGCTGACGCGGGGGTACCACATGGGTGCGGTCAGCAAGTTCGCCGCCATCTACCGCCGACCGTTCTGGCGGGACAAGGGATTCTCCGGGCAGGTCATCGGGAACGGCCGTCCGATCGACGTGACCTTCGAGAGTTACGCCGAGGATCGCCACATCCTGATGGGCTTCATCTCGGCCGACGCCATGCGTCGCCTCGACCGTGCGCCCGAGAGTCAGATCGTGCGCGAATGCATCGCCAACTTCGTCGACTACTTCGGGCCGGAAGCGCGCGACTTCGTCGACCACGGGATCTTCAAGTGGGATCTCGAGGAGTGGTCGCGGGGTGGCCCGGTGGCCGTCAGCCGCCCGGGAACGCTCACCAGATATGGTCCGGCGCTCCGCGATCCGGTCGGTCCGATCCACTGGGCGGGCACCGAGACCGCCGACTACTGGACCGGTTACATGGACGGCGCCGTCCGCTCGGGTCAACGAGCAGCGCGCGAGGTACTCGCGACGCTCCGCTGA
- a CDS encoding threonine aldolase family protein yields MPESDAMSIGDAVDRMFASDNGVGASDEIIDAVGRAARGGHLAYGDDGFSAAARTRVADVFEHDVDVHCVSTGSAANGLALAALVRPWGSVLCHRESHVFTDECGAPEFFTAGGKLIPLDGPDGKIDADELIRAARVGVGNVHSTQPQVLSITQATETGSVYTLDELSALTSIAHDAGLRVHMDGARFANALASLDLTPAEMTWRAGIDILSFGVTKNGGLTTDAVISFDPDLHTELSFRVKRAGQLTSKMRFQSAQLDAYLTDGLWLRNARHANAMAARLDAGLRATPNVRVHGGGGANMVFCALPDRVVEGVRDDGFVFHHGHPIPGVARLVTSFATTPAAVDDLVEAIRRHSTDADG; encoded by the coding sequence ATGCCTGAATCGGATGCCATGTCGATCGGCGACGCGGTCGATCGAATGTTTGCCAGCGACAACGGAGTCGGCGCATCGGACGAGATCATCGACGCGGTGGGCCGGGCAGCCCGCGGCGGGCACCTGGCCTACGGCGACGACGGGTTCAGTGCGGCTGCGCGGACGCGCGTCGCCGACGTCTTCGAGCATGACGTGGATGTCCACTGCGTGTCGACGGGATCGGCGGCCAACGGACTGGCACTGGCCGCGCTGGTGCGCCCGTGGGGCTCGGTCCTCTGCCATCGCGAGAGTCATGTCTTCACCGATGAGTGCGGTGCACCGGAGTTCTTCACCGCCGGCGGCAAACTGATACCGCTGGACGGCCCGGACGGGAAGATCGACGCCGACGAACTGATTCGCGCCGCTCGCGTCGGTGTCGGGAACGTCCACAGCACCCAACCTCAGGTGCTGAGCATCACGCAGGCGACCGAGACGGGTTCGGTCTACACACTCGACGAATTGAGCGCGCTCACCTCGATCGCGCACGACGCCGGTCTGCGCGTGCACATGGACGGTGCGCGTTTCGCCAATGCTCTTGCCTCCCTTGATCTGACGCCTGCCGAGATGACCTGGCGCGCAGGGATCGACATCCTCTCGTTCGGCGTGACGAAGAACGGCGGCCTGACCACCGATGCGGTCATCTCCTTCGACCCCGACCTGCACACCGAGTTGTCCTTCCGGGTCAAGCGCGCGGGCCAGCTCACCTCGAAGATGCGGTTTCAGTCGGCTCAGCTCGATGCCTACCTGACAGATGGACTGTGGTTGCGCAACGCACGGCACGCGAACGCCATGGCCGCCCGGCTCGATGCGGGCCTGCGGGCGACGCCGAACGTCCGGGTCCACGGCGGCGGGGGCGCGAACATGGTGTTCTGCGCACTGCCCGACCGGGTCGTCGAGGGCGTGCGCGACGACGGATTCGTGTTCCACCATGGCCATCCGATACCCGGGGTCGCACGCCTCGTCACATCGTTCGCGACCACACCCGCCGCGGTCGACGACCTGGTGGAGGCGATCCGCAGGCACAGCACCGACGCCGACGGGTGA
- the orn gene encoding oligoribonuclease — MQDKLVWIDCEMTGLRLESDKLIEIAALVTDSELNVLGDGVDIVIHASDDDLAAMPDVVTKMHAASGLTDEVRASTVTIAEAEKQVLDYIRTQVTTAGAVPLAGNSIATDRGFLARDMPELDAYLHYRMVDVSSIKELCRRWYPKIYFGQPEKGLAHRALADIRESIRELKYYRAAAFVPLPGPDVDDLATIVKDLGPA, encoded by the coding sequence GTGCAGGACAAACTTGTGTGGATCGATTGCGAGATGACCGGCCTCCGTCTCGAATCGGACAAATTGATCGAGATCGCCGCGCTCGTCACCGACAGCGAGCTCAATGTCCTCGGTGACGGTGTGGACATCGTCATCCACGCGTCCGACGACGACCTCGCGGCGATGCCCGACGTGGTCACCAAGATGCACGCGGCATCGGGTCTCACCGACGAAGTCCGCGCATCCACGGTGACCATCGCCGAGGCGGAGAAGCAGGTACTCGACTACATCCGTACGCAGGTCACCACCGCAGGAGCGGTGCCGCTCGCCGGCAACTCGATCGCCACCGACCGGGGCTTCCTCGCGCGCGACATGCCAGAACTCGACGCGTACCTGCACTATCGGATGGTCGACGTGAGCTCCATCAAGGAACTGTGCCGACGCTGGTATCCCAAGATCTACTTCGGACAGCCCGAGAAAGGCCTCGCCCACCGCGCGCTGGCCGACATCCGTGAGTCCATCCGCGAGCTGAAGTACTACCGCGCGGCGGCGTTCGTACCCCTGCCCGGCCCGGACGTCGACGACCTCGCGACCATCGTCAAGGACCTCGGACCTGCGTGA